A region of Ictidomys tridecemlineatus isolate mIctTri1 chromosome 4, mIctTri1.hap1, whole genome shotgun sequence DNA encodes the following proteins:
- the LOC101965703 gene encoding olfactory receptor 4P4, with protein sequence MEYRNNVTEFILLGFSQKRELEFLCFLLFLLCYIAILTGNLLIMISITWSPLINQPMYFFLSYLSLSDLCYTSTVTPKLIVDSLSTKKSISYTGCMTQLFTMHFFGGIEIFILTGMAYDRYVAICKPLHYTVIMSRQKCDIIIAASCVGGFLHSFGQFLLAVFLPYCGPNEIDHYFCDMYPLLKLACTDTSKIGFLVIANSGLMGTVIFVVLLISYAVILCTVRSYSAENRRKALSTCSSHITVVVLFFAPLLFIYIRPATTLPEDKVFALFYTIIAPMLNPLIYTLRNTEMKNAIKKLWGHIMGSKENRLKGFPAFHHTAS encoded by the coding sequence ATGGAATACAGAAATAATGTCacagaatttattcttttaggATTTTCTCAGAAAAGAGAATTAGAGTTTCTctgttttttactgtttttacttTGTTACATTGCAATTTTGACTGGAAACCTGCTAATCATGATCTCCATCACCTGGAGTCCACTTATCAACCAGCCCATGTATTTCTTCCTGAGCTACCTGTCACTCTCAGATCTTTGCTACACCTCCACTGTTACCCCCAAGCTAATCGTGGACTCACTATCCACCAAGAAGTCCATTTCCTACACTGGCTGCATGACACAGCTCTTTACCATGCACTTCTTTGGGGGCATCGAGATCTTCATTCTCACAgggatggcctatgaccgctatgtggccatctgcaagcccctGCACTACACTGTCATCATGAGCAGACAGAAGTGTGATATCATTATTGCTGCCTCCTGTGTTGGGGGATTCCTTCACTCCTTTGGTCAGTTTCTCCTGGCCGTCTTCTTACCCTACTGTGGTCCCAATGAAATAGATCACTACTTCTGTGATATGTATcctttgctgaaactggcctgcACTGACACAAGCAAAATTGGTTTCTTGGTCATCGCCAATTCTGGACTGATGGGCACTGTGATTTTTGTGGTCCTGCTGATATCTTATGCTGTGATCTTATGTACTGTCAGGTCTTACTCTGCAGAGAATCGCCGCAAAGCCCTCTCTACTTGCAGTTCACATATCACTGTGGTCGTCCTGTTTTTTGCCCCTTTACTGTTTATTTATATTCGACCAGCAACTACTTTACCAGAAGACAAAGTATTTGCCCTCTTTTATACTATCATTGCCCCCATGCTCAATCCTCTGATATACACACTAAGAAACACGGAGATGAAGAATGCCATAAAAAAATTATGGGGCCATATAATGGGAAGCAAAGAAAATAGACTGAAAGGCTTCCCTGCATTTCACCACACAGCTTCTTGA